In Carassius gibelio isolate Cgi1373 ecotype wild population from Czech Republic chromosome B2, carGib1.2-hapl.c, whole genome shotgun sequence, a single genomic region encodes these proteins:
- the LOC127950439 gene encoding gastrula zinc finger protein XlCGF57.1, which translates to MKGDTEKFPDVPDTTLVEMEFIKVEIVDMSDPERCKVKDEDHEEQRDQMEVKEEREEPSDIKENHFIEDFKVGEESLTETTEAKNSFSCPQCEKTFTHKGNLRDHIKIHIGEKPYVCSLCGKSFIHKGSLNGHMRIHTGEKPFTCHLCGKSFTCKGSLTCHVRIHTGEKPFTCPQCEKSFSHKGSLKCHMRIHIEEGPFACNQCGKNFTQQEYLNNHIMIHTAGKPFTCHLCGKGLTCKGSLKCHMRIHTGEKPFACLQCGKSFTNKGNLKIHARIHTEESPLTCLQCGKCFTHKENLRCHMRVHTGEKPFTCHQCGKSFARKVILQNHIKTHSGVKPYTCNQCGKSFTDKGYIKRHMRSHTGEKPFTCPQCGKTFTHKGNLKIHIRIHTGEKPSKCPQCGKSFTHKGQLKDHMRIHTGEKPYTCPQCGKSFKCKGHLKTHIRTHTGEKPYTCRECGKSFTVQRSLTMHMKYHSGDKLYECSECGKRFAESNTFKTHLLIHSEERPFSCDQCGKKFILAARLKAHLKLHTHERPYLCSLCGESFKLLGSLKSHQKIHASEKSHVCPECGKAFTRATYLKRHQRTHAGENPGMGSFVQEP; encoded by the exons ATGAAAG GTGACACCGAAAAGTTTCCAGATGTGCCTGACACAACTCTTGTagagatggagtttattaaagtgGAGATTGTGGACATGAGTGATCCAGAACGGTGCAAAGTGAAAGATGAAGATCATGAGGAACAGAGAG accAGATGGAGGTGAAAGAGGAAAGAGAAGAACCGAGTGACATCAAGGAGAACCACTTTATTGAAGACTTTAAAGTTGGAGAAGAGTCTTTAACTGAAACAACAGAAGCCAAAAATTCTTTCTCCtgccctcagtgtgaaaagaccTTCACACATAAAGGAAACCTTAGGGATCACATAAAAATTCACATCGGAGAGAAGCCTTATGTGTGCAGTctgtgtggaaaaagtttcattCACAAAGGAAGCCTTAATggtcacatgagaattcacactggagagaaaccgttcacATGCCacttgtgtggaaagagtttcacatgtAAAGGAAGCCTTACTTGTCATGTGcggattcacaccggagagaagcctttcacttgccctcagtgtgaaaagagctTCTCACATAAAGGAAGCCTTAAGtgtcacatgagaattcacatcGAAGAAGGGCCTTTTGCTTGCAATCAGTGCGGGAAGAATTTCACACAGCAAGAATACCTTAACAATCACATAATGATTCACACTGCAGGGAAACCGTTCACATGCCATCTATGTGGAAAGGGTTTAACTTGTAAAGGAAGTCTCAAGTGTCACATGCGAATTCACACCGGAGAAAAGCCGTTCGCGTGccttcagtgtggaaagagcttcacaAATAAAGGAAACCTTAAGATTCATGCAAGGATTCACACCGAAGAGAGCCCACTGACTTGCCTTCAATGTGGAAAGTGTTTCACGCATAAAGAAAACTTAAGGTGTCACATGAGAGTCCACACCGGTGAGAAGCCCTTCACGTGTCATCAGTGCGGAAAGAGCTTTGCTCGTAAAGTTATCCTTCAGAATCACATAAAAACTCACTCCGGAGTGAAGCCTTACACATGCAACCAGTGCGGAAAGAGCTTCACAGATAAAGGGTACATAAAGCGCCACATGCGaagtcacactggagagaagcccttCACAtgtcctcagtgtggaaagacttTCACGCATAAAGGAAACCTTAAAATTCACATCagaattcacaccggagagaaaccctCCAAGTGTCCTCAATGCGGAAAGAGCTTCACACATAAAGGACAGCTTAAGGATCACAtgagaatccacactggagaaaagccatACACGTGTCCTCAGTGCGGAAAGAGCTTCAAATGTAAAGGACACCTCAAGACTCACATAAGaactcacaccggagagaaaccttacacgtGCCGCGAGTGTGGCAAGAGCTTCACCGTTCAGAGAAGCCTGACCATGCACATGAAATATCATTCTGGAGATAAATTGTATGAGTGCTCTGAGTGCGGCAAGAGGTTTGCAGAGAGCAATACCTTTAAAACACATTTGCTCATTCACTCTGAAGAACGGCCATTTAGTTGCGATCAGTGCGGGAAAAAGTTTATTCTGGCGGCGCGATTAAAAGCACACCTGAAGCTTCATACGCATGAGAGACCCTACTTATGCTCTCTGTGTGGAGAGAGTTTCAAACTGCTCGGCAGCTTAAAATCACACCAGAAAATACATGCTAGTGAGAAATCACATGTGTGTCCTGAGTGCGGTAAGGCTTTTACCAGAGCAACATACTTGAAACGGCACCAGCGGACACATGCTGGAGAAAACCCTGGCATGGGTTCATTCGTTCAAGAACCCTAA
- the LOC127950440 gene encoding tripartite motif-containing protein 16-like, with protein MGMMVERLRHEGTSHSSSDLLKICVKMGASWSAQDFRQAGVTQSGPVCLDLLKDPVTIQCGHSYCMSCIKDCWDKEDEKRVYSCPQCRQTFSPRPALFKNVVFAEMMEKLKKTKLQSVVPAGAGDVECDVCTGRKYRAVKSCLVCLESYCQNHLEQHESWFKGKRHSLIEATGRLQEMICQKHEKILEVFCRTDQKCICVLCTVTEHKNHDTVSAAAQRTEKQKQLKETQKTLQQRIQQREKDLQQLRETVESHKRSAQTAVEDSERIFTELIRSIERSRSELIRLIRDQEKTAVSRAEERLERLEQEINDLRRRDAELEQLSHTQDHIQFLQSFQSLSAAPESTDVNDDLFSSLFSSDDLRDSVHQLRDKLEDFCKEELKKISDRVTFTNIDPRTRKDFLQYSRQLTLDLNTVNKHLRLSENNRVITNTYTLQSYPDHLDRFDYYHQVLCRESVCGRCYWEIEWSGSVFISVSYKSISRKGRGVECWFGCNDQSWSLYCSSSSYSFMHSNIQTDVSVKSTSSRIGVFVDHRAGTLSFYSVSDTMSLIHTVQTTFTQTLYPGFGVYKRSSVKLC; from the exons atggggatgatggtggaacgtttgaggcatgaagggacttcgcacagctccagcgatctgttgaagatctgtgtgaagatgggggccagctggtcagcacaggatttcagacaggctggtgtaacacaatctgggcctg TGTGTCTTGATCTCCTGAAGGATCCAGTGACCATCcagtgtggacacagttactgtatgagCTGCATTAAAGACTGCTGGGATAAAGAGGATGAGAAgagagtctacagctgtcctcagtgcagacagaccttcagtccaagacctgctttaTTTAAGAACGTGGTGTTTGCTGAAATgatggagaaactgaagaagactAAACTTCAAAGTGTGGTTCCTGCTGGAGCTGGAGATGTGGagtgtgacgtctgtactggaagaaaatacagagcggtcaagtcctgtctggtgtgtctgGAGTCTTACTGTCAGAATCACCTTGAACAACATGAGAGTTGGTTTAAAGGAAAGAGACACAGTTTGATTGAagccactggacgactgcaggagatgatctgccagaaacatgagaAGATCCTCGAGGTTTTCTGTCGCACAGATCAGAAGTGTATATGTGTGCTGTGTACAGTTACTGAACATAAAAACCATGACACTGTATCAGCTGCAGCACAGAGGACAGAGAAACAG aagcagctgaaggagactcagaagacgctccagcagagaatccagcagagagagaaagatctccagcagctgagagagactgtggagtctcataag cgctctgcacagacagcagtggaggacagtgagaggatctttactgagctcatccgctccattgagagaagccgctctgagctgatacgactgatcagagatcaggaaaagactgcagtgagtcgagctgaagaacgactggagcgactggagcaggagatcaatgatctgaggaggagagacgctgagctggagcagctttcacacacacaggatcacatccagttcctgcag agtttccagtctctctcagCAGCTCCTGAATCTACAGACGTAAATGATGatctcttcagttctctcttctcttctgatgatctgagagattctgtccatcagctgagagacaaacttgaggatttctgcaaagaggagctcaagaagatctcagacagag TCACATTCACCAACATTGATCCCAGAACCAGGAAGGACTTCCTACAAt attcccGTCAGCTCACTCTGGATCTGAACACAGTGAATAAACACCTCCGTCTGTCTGAGAACAACAGAGTGATTACTAACACTTACACACTCCAGTCGTATCCTGATCATTTAGACAGATTTGATTATTATcatcaggtgttgtgtagagagagtgtgtgtggacgctgttactgggagattgagtggagtggAAGTGTGtttatatcagtgtcatataagagcatcagcaggaagggacGGGGTGTTGAGTGTTGGTTTGGAtgtaatgatcagtcctggagtttgtaTTGCTCTTCCTCCAGTTACTCATTCATGCACAGTAACATACAGACGGATGTCTCTGTGAAGTCCACCAGCAGtagaataggagtgtttgtggatcacagagcaggaactctgtccttctacagcgtctctgacacaatgagcctcatccacacagtccagaccacattcactcagacgctctatcctgggtttggGGTTTATAAAAgatcatcagtgaaactgtgttga